From the genome of Panulirus ornatus isolate Po-2019 chromosome 19, ASM3632096v1, whole genome shotgun sequence, one region includes:
- the LOC139755536 gene encoding uncharacterized protein, whose translation MPVYSNNEVAMMSPEGSSSPEAGEEVRERVFACTMCSYRTDRKNNLKRHTLTMHEVCPALLECCGLRFLNKAELRMHTNKFHRHGYHCDVCNRVFCRKALLKRHYSVHSGYKEFSCHRCNYQTSHKSNLERHMRVHQKPEPPLGTRQPLPPEYLPQLSPARRHVSPAMNLQQAFLPAHPLALLPHYHGGAHLYRRGGSSSKPSPWSMLPVSPAGVHAALHRLPPPQVFGVQGHHRPGPGPRMARASHKKTRSPCNFSMAALLADRPTTQDNHQPEMTPSATLHQHLHLPPHHGSTWWSVRGEETWPPVQTAATSSGHAPAVSTPSYMSSGVVKPTALHANPVNTAFHANPINTAFHANPINTAFHANPVDTAFHANPVDTAFHANPVNTAYHANPVDTAFHANPVDTAFHANPVSTAVHAGSPDYALDLTSAPTTRQVCYMAEVQGATSATGWQPATETHTDDSAYLSERDGSRSQRPSLGQTPAPDHQDCRASSGYGSPGVTESPKIPGSTQSSEDGVECALNLKVELHPEQLLHVDFDHDSAYLVERDGSRSQRPSLGQTPAPDHQDCRASSGYRSPGVTESPKIPGSTQSSEDGVECALNLKVELHPEQLLHVDFDQDYVPKKLRLSKRFRDVSKSSGDLL comes from the exons ATGCCGGTGTACAGTAACAACGAGGTCGCCATGATGTCGCCCGAGGGCAGCAGTTCTCCCGAGGCcggggaggaggtgagagagagggtgttcGCCTGCACCATGTGTTCCTACCGTACCGACCGCAAGAACAACCTCAAgcgccacaccctcaccatgcacgaGGTGTGCCCCGCGCTCCTCGAGTGTTGCGGCCTGCGCTTCCTGAACAAGGCCGAGCTCAGGATGCACACCAACAAGTTCCACCGCCACGGCTACCACTGTGACGTGTGTAACAGGGTCTTCTGCCGCAAGGCCCTGCTGAAGCGCCACTACTCCGTCCACTCGGGGTATAAGGAGTTCTCCTGTCACCGCTGCAACTACCAGACCAGCCACAAGAGTAACCTGGAACGTCACATGAGAGTGCACCAGAAGCCCGAGCCACCGCTGGGAACACGCCAGCCACTTCCACCCGAGTACCTGCCACAACTCTCCCCAGCTCGACGGCATGTGTCTCCCGCCATGAATCTACAGCAAGCCTTCTTGCCCGCCCATCccctcgccctcctccctcactaccacggGGGAGCACATCTCTACCGAAGGGGAGGCAGTAGCAGCAAGCCCTCGCCATGGTCCATGCTGCCGGTGTCCCCAGCTGGGGTCCACGCCGCCCTCCACCGCCTGCCACCACCTCAAGTGTTTGGTGTACAGGGCCACCACCGTCCTGGCCCTGGCCCCAGGATGGCCAGGGCCTCCCACAAGAAGACCAGGAGTCCATGTAACTTCAGCATGGCGGCTCTCCTGGCCGACCGTCCCACCACACAAGACAACCACCAGCCTGAGATGACGCCCTCCGCTACCCTCCACCAGCATCTCCACCTGCCTCCTCATCATG GTTCCACATGGTGGtcggtgaggggagaggagacatgGCCTCCCGTACAGACTGCTGCCACCAGCAGTGGCCACGCCCCTGCAGTCTCCACACCCTCATACATGTCTAGCGGGGTTGTCAAGCCCACAGCTCTCCACGCCAACCCCGTCAACACAGCCTTCCACGCCAACCCCATCAACACGGCCTTCCACGCCAACCCCATCAACACGGCCTTCCACGCCAACCCAGTCGACACGGCCTTCCACGCCAACCCCGTCGACACAGCCTTCCACGCCAACCCCGTCAACACGGCCTACCACGCCAATCCCGTCGACACAGCCTTCCACGCCAACCCCGTCGACACAGCCTTCCACGCCAACCCCGTCAGCACAGCCGTCCACGCCGGCTCTCCCGATTACGCCCTGGACTTGACAAGCGCCCCTACCACCAGGCAGGTGTGTTATATGGCAGAGGTGCAGGGGGCTACTTCGGCCACAGGATGGCAACCAGCCACTGAGACTCACACCGATGACTCGGCCTACCTCAGCGAGCGGGATGGCTCTCGCAGCCAGAGACCCAGCCTTGGCCAGACCCCGGCCCCCGACCATCAGGACTGCAGGGCATCGTCTGGTTACGGATCGCCGGGTGTGACCGAATCACCAAAAATACCTGGATCAACCCAGAGCTCGGAGGACGGGGTGGAGTGCGCCTTGAACCTGAAGGTCGAACTCCATCCAGAGCAACTCCTGCACGTGGATTTCGATCATGACTCGGCCTACCTCGTCGAGCGGGATGGCTCTCGCAGCCAGAGACCCAGCCTTGGCCAGACCCCGGCCCCCGACCATCAGGACTGCAGGGCATCGTCTGGTTACAGATCGCCGGGTGTGACCGAATCACCAAAAATACCTGGATCAACCCAGAGCTCGGAGGACGGGGTGGAGTGCGCCTTGAACCTGAAGGTCGAACTCCATCCAGAGCAACTCCTGCACGTGGATTTCGATCAAGACTACGTGCCGAAAAAGCTGCGCTTATCCAAGAGGTTCAGAGACGTGTCCAAGAGTTCGGGCGACCTCCTGTAG